A single window of Salvia hispanica cultivar TCC Black 2014 unplaced genomic scaffold, UniMelb_Shisp_WGS_1.0 HiC_scaffold_149, whole genome shotgun sequence DNA harbors:
- the LOC125198465 gene encoding membrane-anchored ubiquitin-fold protein 1-like, producing MSAAQDQLEIKFRLTDGSDIGPRNFPMATSIATLKENIIAEWPRALLCVSILVGMLLVTSLHVAFFPPTPCSSAKFGWIRVSADLHESEKEDGPHTVKDIKLISAGRVLENSRSVGECRSPLYDIPGGVTMHVVVQPHEMKPQTDPKQSKCACVIL from the exons ATGTCTGCAGCTCAAGATCAGCTCGAGATCAAGTTCAGGTTAACCGATGGCTCAGATATTGGCCCGAGAAACTTCCCTATGGCCACGAGTATCGCTACCTTGAAGGAGAATATCATAGCAGAATGGCCTAGAG CTCTACTTTGTGTAAGCATCCTTGTAGGGATGCTACTTGTAACGTCGTTGCACGTTGCATTCTTCCCTCCGACCCCTTGTTCCTCTGCCAAATTTGGTTGGATAAGAGTTTCAGCTGATCTCCATGAGTCTG AGAAAGAAGATGGGCCACATACAGTAAAAGACATCAAGTTGATCAGTGCAGGGAGGGTACTGGAGAACAGCAGAAGTGTGGGCGAATGCAGGAGCCCGTTATATGATATCCCAGGAGGCGTCACCATGCACGTTGTCGTTCAACCACACG AAATGAAACCACAAACTGATCCGAAGCAGAGCAAATGCGCGTGTG